Part of the Deltaproteobacteria bacterium genome is shown below.
GGATACGGCGCCGATGTAGACGGCACGGATGGTTCGATCAACGGCTTCATCTGTAACTGGGCCGGCCCCGGCAGCAGCCATACGTTGCAAGACCTCGCACAGCTCCAGACGATCGAATGGGACAGCGCGAGCAACCTCTTCGTCGTGACCGATGAACAGATCGGCTATGCGCTGACCAACAGCTGCGAATATGACGGGACCGGGACCTTCGAAGTCGACTCCGATATGGATGGCGCCGTCGATACCGATCCGGCCGTCGCGATCAGCAATGACCTGCAAGCCTTGACCGATGCCGATGTGGATGGCGCCTTCGACGAAGTCGAAGCGGTCTTCACCCTCCCCACTGCCCCACCAAATTTATAATCCCCCTGTCCCACCAACATCAAACCCCGCCTCGGGCCACCGAGGCGGGGTTCCTGCTTTTGCGTACCCACCCTGATGCACATTCGGTTGACGGCTGCACCAGCCCGTGCCACTATCTGCATATGCGGACAACGATCACTATTGAGGACGAACTCTTGCGCGACGTACTGAAGGTCAGCGGAAAGAAAGGGTACAGCCAGGCGATCGTGACTACGTTGCGGGATTACTTGGCACTGCAAAAACGACTCAGCTTCCTCGACAAACTCTTCACAACGCGGCTGCCCCATAGCGTATCGACTCTGAAGCGGCGGCGCAAATCCGGCACATGGTCCTCGTAGACACCAGCGTATGGATTACGTTGTATCGAAAGAAAGACCATGCGCTTGGCCAGTTGTTGTGGTCCCTCGTGGCGCGCAATGCAGCGGCAATTTGTGGGCAAATTTGGGTGGAGTTTATCGGCGGGTTTCGCACGGCTCAATTACGCGCGGAATATGCGGCCACGTTTGCGAGTTTCGAGTGGCTTCCTACAGACGAGTCCACATACCGACTGGCGGCAGACCTGTTAGCGACCTGCCCCCAACTGGGGAGTGGTGATGTGATCATCGCGGCAACAGCGATAACCCACGATGTCCCACTCCTCACCGGAGACACCGACTTTCAACAACTTGTTGCTCACGGTTTGCAGCTGGTGAACACGAAGTAAGCGACCAATCGCTCACAGCCATTCGTATTCGTGGAGGTCTTGCGGTTCGAAGAAGAAGCCGACTTCGAAGCGGGCGGTTTCTGGGCTGTCGGAGCCGTGGACCGCGTTGCATTGGATGTCGGTGCCGAAGTCGCGGCGGATGGAGCCGGCCACGGCTTGGTCCGGATTCGTGGCACCCATCACACCGCGCCACTTGTTGATCGCGGCCTCGCCGAGCAAACAAGTGACCACGACCGGGCCGCTGGTCATGAAGTTCACGAGTTCCGTGAAGAAGGTCTTGTCTTTATGGACAGCGTAAAACCCTTCGGCCTGCTCGCGGGTCAGACGCAAGAGTTTCACTCCGATCGGCTGGAGGCTATTTTCTTCCATCCGTTGGATGATCGCGCCGACTACGCCCTTCGCCATGGCGTCGGGCTTAATGATCGCGAGTGTCTTTTCTAGTGCCATAGTATGACTCCTTGTTGTGATCTATTTATAACACCTGCGCCATCAGCTTGCCGATATCGGCCGGACTTTCCGTGACGTGGACCCCTGCGGCCCGCAAACAATCCATTTTTTCCTTCGCCGTTCCCTTGCCGCCTCCGCCAGAGGCGGATCCGCCCCCGGTGGAGGCAATGATCGCACCGGCATGCCCCATGCGCCGTCCCGGCGGGGCCGTCACGCCCGCAATATAGGCCACGACCGGTTTGCGGACATTCGCCTGAATAAAAGCCGCCGCCTCTTCTTCGGCACTCCCGCCGATTTCGCCGATCATCACGATCCCTTGGGTGGCGGGGTCGGTAGCAAACGCCGAAAGACAGTCGATGAAATTGGTCCCTGGAAGTGGATCGCCCCCAATGCCAACACAGGTGGTTTGGCCTAAGCCCAACCGCGTGAGTTGGTCGATCGCTTCGTAGGTCAGGGTGCCGCTGCGCGACACCACACCGACTTTTCCGGGCCGGCAGATCGAGCCAGGGATGATGCCGATCTTGCTCTCGCCCGCAGTAATGAGCCCTGGACAGTTGGGGCCGATCAGCCGGGTGCGGCTCCCTTCCAGCGCGCGACGCACTTTTAACATGTCGATGACGGGAATGCCTTCCGTGATGCAGACGATCAGTTCGAGTCCGGCCGCGACCCCTTCGAGGACGGCGTCGGCCGCAAACAGCGCTGGGACGAAGATCATCGAGGCAGTCGCGCCCGTTTTGGCCACGGCATCGGAGACGGTGTCGAAGATGGGGACGCCTTCAAACGATTCGCCCCCCTTGCCCGGCGTAACCCCTGCGACAAATTGCGCGCCATACTCGCGGCAGGCGCGGGTATGGAACTGGCCGTGTTGCCCAGTGATCCCTTGCGTCAGGATCTTTGTTCCTTTGTGCAGCCAAATGCCCATAGTTATTTTGTCACTCCCACGACGCGTTCGGCGGCTTCGTCGAAGCGTTCAACGGCATGGAGACTTAATCCCGCGCTCTGCAGCAGTTCGCGGCCGCGCGCCATGTTGGTCCCTTGGAGTCGCACGACCACGGGGACTCGGAGTTGGACTTCTCGCGCGGCGGCGATGATCCCTTCCGCGATGACGTCGCATTTCATGATGCCGCCGAAAATATTCACTAAGATCGCCTTCACTTTCGGGTCGCGCAGGATCAGGCGAAATGCGGCCGCGACACTTTCTTTCGGGGCCGAGCCGCCGACATCGAGGAAGTTGGCCGGTTCGCCGCCGTACAACTTAATGATGTCCATTGTAGCCATTGCGAGACCAGCGCCGTTGACCATACAGCCGATATTGCCATTCAGACTGATGTAACTGAGCCCAAACTTTTTGGCCTCGATCTCGGCGGGATCTTCTTCGTCGAGATCGCGCCACGCGGCGAGTTCGGGGTGGCGATCGAGGGCGTTGTCGTCGAGGTTGACCTTGGCGTCGAGCGGTAACAACGCCCCTTGTTTTGTCACAATGAGGGGATTGATTTCCACCAACGTGCAGTCCGCTTCGCAGTACGCGCGGTAGAGCGCGGCGGTCAGCGCGCCGAAGGCCTTCACTTGCGGCCCACGCAGACCCAGCCGAAACGCCAGTTGCCGACCTTGGTAGCCTTGGTAGCCCACGGCCGGATCGACCGCGACTTTCAGAATTTTTTCGGGATGGCGGGCGGCGACTTCTTCGATTTCTACGCCGCCTTCGGCGGAGGCCATAATGACCACGCGGCCGATGGCGCGGTCGAGCACGAGTCCGAGATAGAGTTCACGTTCGATCTCACACGCCTGTTCGACCAAGACGCGCTTGACGATCCGACCTTCGGCCCCGGTCTGTGGGGTCACGAGGCACATGCCTAAAATGGCTTCCGCTGCGGATTGCGCCTCGGCGGCCGTCGGCGCGAGCTTGATCCCGCCGCCTTTGCCGCGCCCTCCAGCGTGGATTTGGGCCTTCACGACCACGGTGCCGCCGAGTTCGGTCGCGATCTGGCGGGCCTCGGCCGCAGTGGCGGCGACGCGTCCCGCCGGCACAACGACGCCGAACTGTTGGAGCAACGTCTTAGCTTGATACTCGTGGATCTTCACAAGGTCGGGAGGTCTAACCGACGGGATATTGATTCGCAAGGGAATTGTAGGGCATTTCGGCGTAGCAGCCGCTTACGCAGCGCTGTCGGATGGGTCCACAAATTGGCGCAGTGCGGTAAGGACGGAGACGGCATCGCGGCCTTCCGCCTCGCGCGCGGCCTCGAAGTCGGCGAGCAGTCGGTTGGCCACGAGCCAGTTCCTGGCATGCTCCGCATCCGTTCCACGGAGCGAGTTCCACTGTGCTAGCAGGCGATTCGCTTCCGCGAGCGTCTCACTGTCGACGGTATCGGGCGAATCGATCAATTGTTGATACAGTCGGATCAACGCGCCGACCACAGCGAGCGGTTCGCCGCGCCGCGCCTCGACCCAGTTCGACCAGTGCTTTGGATCGAATCGAAAGGCCACGCAGACGACATTCACGACCCAGACGGGGATCTCGAAGCGATCGAACGCCAGCATTGCCGCATAGTCGACGGCGTGTGGCCACATGCCCGTCGCTCGTTGGAGCGCGACATTCACTGCAATGTTCCCCTCCGCATCGCGGAGCGGGTCCGGCAGTGTCGCCAAACTCCGCGCGAGTTCGTCGCGGGCCGCCTCCATCCAGATCGGCGTTGCCTGACCGAAACTCGCCTCCACGCACGTCGCCAGCAACACATTGACCGCATGTAAGGTGGCAAATCGACGCACCAACTCGATCGCACTGCGACGAAGTCGCTCTGCCGGATCTTGGATGTCGGCAAGGGCGGTCTCCAGATCACAGACGGCGGACAAGTGCTGAATAATCCATTGCGCGGCACACGACTGGTGCGATGCGCCCATATGTTCGACCGCGCCGTGGGCACGTTGGACCCAAGTCGGCACGTGGGCGTCCTGGGCGACTGGAGTTGTTACGGAAACGGCGACAAGATCCGGATCCGGGATCATGCTGAGGAGCGTTCCGGCCCCTGTGGCAAGTTGCACATCGGTCGCTGTCGCGAAGGCCGCTAACACCGCACGGCACTGCCTGGCACGTGCGGGGTCTTGAACCAGTCCAGCCAGCTCCGCAGCCAGCGTACCGGCGCCATCCGGCGGGCTTTCGGCCATGGTCGCTGCGGCTTGTTCATGGAGAAAATCACTGACCAGACGATACGCGGATAATACCGGATCGGCATCGAGGCGTTCGACCCACATCGACCATTGCCCCATATCTCCAACGATCGCTAAACCGAGGAATACGCTGAAACTCAGCGGCACGGACTCGGCATGCAGCGGTGCCACGGCCCCGGCAAACCACTGTGCGACGGTCGCCAATGACGGAGCATGCTCGAACAAGTCGAGCGCCGTTTGTAACACCGCCAGTTGCTCAATCTCCTGAGACGACAGCTCTCCTTGCGACGCACTCAGTCTCTGCTGCTGCTCCCGGAGATGCGCGCCGACGGCGCTGAATAAGGCCGCTCCATCCGTTCGTTCCGCCAGCGTCGCTCCGTTCCATGGAGCTCCCCATGTGGCACACAGCAGATGCAATGCCTGTAACCGCAACAACCAGGCGACACCGCAAGCCCGCACGCATTCCATCGGCGGACGCGTGTCCAGATCCGCCGGCAACGCGACGACGTCGCGCAACTGCGCTGCGATCCAGGGTCGCAATTCGTCTGCTTCCGCCTCCGCAATGGGGGTCACTTCTCGCAGCGCCGCCTCCCACTGAGGAAAGCTCGACGCCGTCGATCCTGCAAGCCGCGGTTCCTCGGCGCGGCCGGTCGCCGCGAGGATATCAGCCAGCGGCAACATGACGGTGCCGGGGACGAGTCCGGCGCGCTCCACGACTTCATTGGCACGCAACGTCGTGAAGGTTCGCGCCACCAACTGTCGCCACGCCATCAACGGTCGATGTGCAATCTGACGCACGATCCCGTCGAGGCCGACTGCGGAGCCCGTTGCGGCGTTGAGGGTGTCATCGTAGTACTGTCCTGCCCCGTTCACCACCCGCTCATGTCCGGTCGGCCACTCCCGCAGCTGCGCGCTTGTGGCCGGGAACAAGTGGCTCGCGAAGACACAGAACAAATCATAGATCCAACGCTGTTTCGCCGGAGGCCAGGTGCTCACGAGCGACTCGTGCGTATCGAGCAAACCGTGGACGACGGACAACTGGGCGTCGGTCAGACCGCGCGCCGTCGCCAGTGCGGAGTCTTTGGGGGTCGCGCGTGCCGGTGCTACGGCCGCCGGCGCCGGTCGGGCCGTGGCATCCACGGCTGACTCGATGATCTGCCCGTCATCGGCGACCTGAATCGTCGGCGTTGCACAGGCCAACGGCAACGCGCGGCCGGCGAATCGGGTCCAGAGGGCTGATGCCGGGATCGCAATCTGGCGTGCGGCAATCGCGGCTCCCCATCCCGACGGCAAGCGGCCTGGATTCCTGACTGCTGATGCACGATCCAGAGTCGGCAGCGACAGCGGATGCGCACGCCGCAGCACAGACGGAAACGGAGCAGTTCCCAACCGCACTCCATGCGACAGCA
Proteins encoded:
- a CDS encoding type II toxin-antitoxin system VapB family antitoxin, which gives rise to MRTTITIEDELLRDVLKVSGKKGYSQAIVTTLRDYLALQKRLSFLDKLFTTRLPHSVSTLKRRRKSGTWSS
- a CDS encoding PIN domain-containing protein, encoding MVLVDTSVWITLYRKKDHALGQLLWSLVARNAAAICGQIWVEFIGGFRTAQLRAEYAATFASFEWLPTDESTYRLAADLLATCPQLGSGDVIIAATAITHDVPLLTGDTDFQQLVAHGLQLVNTK
- the ndk gene encoding nucleoside-diphosphate kinase, encoding MALEKTLAIIKPDAMAKGVVGAIIQRMEENSLQPIGVKLLRLTREQAEGFYAVHKDKTFFTELVNFMTSGPVVVTCLLGEAAINKWRGVMGATNPDQAVAGSIRRDFGTDIQCNAVHGSDSPETARFEVGFFFEPQDLHEYEWL
- the sucD gene encoding succinate--CoA ligase subunit alpha, with amino-acid sequence MGIWLHKGTKILTQGITGQHGQFHTRACREYGAQFVAGVTPGKGGESFEGVPIFDTVSDAVAKTGATASMIFVPALFAADAVLEGVAAGLELIVCITEGIPVIDMLKVRRALEGSRTRLIGPNCPGLITAGESKIGIIPGSICRPGKVGVVSRSGTLTYEAIDQLTRLGLGQTTCVGIGGDPLPGTNFIDCLSAFATDPATQGIVMIGEIGGSAEEEAAAFIQANVRKPVVAYIAGVTAPPGRRMGHAGAIIASTGGGSASGGGGKGTAKEKMDCLRAAGVHVTESPADIGKLMAQVL
- the sucC gene encoding ADP-forming succinate--CoA ligase subunit beta gives rise to the protein MKIHEYQAKTLLQQFGVVVPAGRVAATAAEARQIATELGGTVVVKAQIHAGGRGKGGGIKLAPTAAEAQSAAEAILGMCLVTPQTGAEGRIVKRVLVEQACEIERELYLGLVLDRAIGRVVIMASAEGGVEIEEVAARHPEKILKVAVDPAVGYQGYQGRQLAFRLGLRGPQVKAFGALTAALYRAYCEADCTLVEINPLIVTKQGALLPLDAKVNLDDNALDRHPELAAWRDLDEEDPAEIEAKKFGLSYISLNGNIGCMVNGAGLAMATMDIIKLYGGEPANFLDVGGSAPKESVAAAFRLILRDPKVKAILVNIFGGIMKCDVIAEGIIAAAREVQLRVPVVVRLQGTNMARGRELLQSAGLSLHAVERFDEAAERVVGVTK